The following coding sequences lie in one Klebsiella huaxiensis genomic window:
- the mgtU gene encoding magnesium transporter protection protein MgtU: MRKGSLDKVFIQVAIIAAIIILLTIWIR, from the coding sequence ATGCGCAAAGGATCGCTGGATAAAGTCTTTATTCAGGTGGCGATTATTGCGGCCATCATCATTCTGTTGACCATCTGGATAAGATAA
- the mgtR gene encoding protein MgtR: MNRSPDTLIALIFFLMGLLVLLLALWQILF; this comes from the coding sequence ATGAATCGTTCTCCGGACACCCTCATCGCGCTGATATTTTTCCTGATGGGTCTGCTGGTGCTGCTGTTGGCTCTCTGGCAAATCCTGTTCTGA